One segment of Candidatus Melainabacteria bacterium DNA contains the following:
- a CDS encoding tetratricopeptide repeat protein translates to MFIRDCKLLAIILTFICTQINSHARASEPPPPTKSVRALVDDSSNVSNHFGAAADYNLRNGQIDQALETSRKALRRDPDNIEAHVYYAEALERKLVSLKEADPDLMKECISEWLVVYRSEVGEEKGLGFHGISVMGHLFEDEGYAIRARQRLKAIAGRAPHPWETNARYLKNVLRNASVSGKIIGRK, encoded by the coding sequence ATGTTCATTCGAGATTGCAAACTATTGGCAATAATACTTACGTTCATATGCACGCAAATCAACTCGCATGCGCGCGCATCTGAGCCACCACCGCCAACAAAATCAGTACGTGCCCTTGTCGACGATAGCAGCAACGTTAGCAATCACTTTGGAGCTGCAGCCGACTACAACCTGCGCAACGGACAAATAGATCAAGCGCTCGAAACATCGAGAAAGGCGTTGAGGCGTGATCCTGACAATATAGAAGCCCATGTCTATTATGCAGAAGCGCTGGAACGGAAATTGGTGAGTCTCAAGGAAGCAGATCCGGACCTCATGAAAGAGTGCATAAGCGAATGGCTTGTTGTCTATCGCAGTGAAGTGGGTGAAGAGAAAGGTCTCGGTTTTCACGGCATCAGCGTGATGGGGCACCTGTTTGAAGATGAAGGCTATGCAATCCGAGCTCGGCAGCGATTGAAAGCGATAGCAGGCCGAGCTCCTCATCCCTGGGAAACGAATGCCAGGTACCTGAAGAATGTGCTTCGCAATGCCTCAGTTTCAGGAAAAATTATTGGTCGCAAATAA